The following proteins come from a genomic window of Denitromonas sp.:
- a CDS encoding aspartate aminotransferase family protein, translating into MSHVMNTYGRQPVAFSHGEGAYLFDTEGKRYLDALAGIAVSTLGHNHPDLVKALAEQAGRVLHTSNIYRIPAQEALADRLAELSQMDEVFFANSGCEVNEAAIKLARYYGHKRGVAQPAIVVMEQAFHGRTLATLSATGNRKVQAGFEPLVPGFIRVPFDDIAAVEQIAKTNHDVVAVMLEPIQGEGGIRAAHIDYLKALRALCDAHQWLLIVDEVQCGIGRTGKWFAHQWAGIVPDVMALAKGLGSGVPIGACLTAGRAKGVFGPGNHGSTFGGNPLACTAGLTTLEVMMRDALLDNASARGTQIREGLAAALDGVAGVTDIRGDGLMIGVELDRPCGELVGLALEAGVLINVTAERVVRLLPPLTFTDADAKSLIAALAPLIRKFLSA; encoded by the coding sequence ATGTCGCATGTCATGAACACTTATGGCCGCCAGCCGGTGGCGTTTTCCCACGGTGAAGGTGCCTACCTGTTCGATACCGAAGGTAAGCGCTATCTCGACGCGCTGGCCGGGATTGCGGTGTCCACGCTGGGCCACAACCATCCGGATCTGGTCAAGGCGCTGGCCGAGCAGGCCGGCCGCGTGCTGCACACCTCCAACATCTACCGTATTCCGGCGCAGGAAGCGCTGGCCGACCGCCTGGCCGAACTGTCGCAGATGGATGAGGTGTTCTTTGCCAACTCCGGTTGCGAAGTCAATGAGGCGGCGATCAAGCTGGCGCGCTACTACGGCCACAAGCGTGGCGTGGCGCAGCCGGCCATCGTGGTGATGGAGCAGGCGTTTCATGGCCGGACGCTGGCGACCCTGTCGGCGACCGGCAACCGCAAGGTCCAGGCGGGCTTCGAGCCGCTGGTGCCGGGGTTCATTCGTGTGCCCTTCGACGACATTGCCGCCGTCGAGCAGATCGCCAAGACCAACCACGACGTGGTGGCGGTGATGCTCGAGCCCATCCAGGGCGAGGGCGGCATCCGCGCAGCGCACATCGACTACCTCAAGGCGCTGCGCGCGCTGTGCGATGCGCATCAGTGGCTGCTCATCGTGGACGAAGTGCAGTGCGGCATTGGCCGTACCGGCAAGTGGTTTGCCCACCAGTGGGCCGGCATCGTGCCGGACGTGATGGCGCTGGCCAAGGGCCTGGGTTCCGGCGTGCCGATCGGCGCCTGCCTGACGGCGGGCCGCGCTAAAGGCGTGTTCGGCCCGGGCAACCACGGCTCGACCTTTGGCGGCAATCCGCTGGCGTGCACTGCCGGCCTGACAACGCTGGAGGTGATGATGCGCGACGCGCTGCTGGACAACGCGTCGGCGCGCGGCACCCAGATCCGCGAGGGTCTGGCGGCAGCGCTGGACGGCGTGGCCGGGGTGACGGATATCCGTGGCGATGGCCTGATGATCGGCGTGGAACTCGATCGTCCGTGTGGCGAACTGGTTGGCCTGGCGCTCGAAGCGGGCGTGCTGATCAATGTCACTGCCGAACGGGTGGTCCGGCTGCTGCCGCCTCTGACTTTTACCGATGCTGATGCAAAATCGTTGATCGCAGCGCTCGCGCCG
- the rpsT gene encoding 30S ribosomal protein S20 codes for MANTAQARKRARQNDAARAHNASLRSRLRTAIKAVRKAVDAGDQDVARTLFQSSMKTIDTIADKRIIHKNAAARHKSRLSAAIKGMAA; via the coding sequence ATGGCCAATACGGCACAAGCCCGCAAGCGCGCTCGCCAAAACGACGCCGCGCGTGCTCACAACGCAAGCCTGCGCTCGCGTCTTCGCACTGCGATCAAGGCTGTGCGTAAGGCTGTCGATGCAGGCGATCAGGACGTTGCCCGCACCCTGTTCCAGAGCTCGATGAAAACCATCGACACCATCGCTGACAAGCGAATCATCCACAAGAACGCTGCTGCGCGCCACAAGAGCCGCCTGTCCGCAGCGATCAAAGGGATGGCCGCCTGA
- a CDS encoding DUF3579 domain-containing protein, translated as MTTKIQSFVIVGVTREGKKFRPSDWADRLCGIMSAFGADNRMRYSPYVRPGCTLTGDKSVVVDARLYDIEPLAYKFLVNFADDNNLTIDPIDPEHSAV; from the coding sequence ATGACCACAAAGATCCAGAGCTTTGTCATTGTCGGCGTCACACGCGAGGGCAAGAAATTCCGCCCCAGCGACTGGGCCGACCGCCTGTGCGGCATCATGTCGGCCTTCGGCGCGGACAACCGCATGCGCTATTCACCCTATGTTCGCCCCGGCTGCACGCTCACCGGCGACAAGAGCGTCGTCGTCGACGCCCGGCTCTACGACATCGAGCCGCTGGCCTACAAGTTTCTGGTCAATTTTGCCGACGACAACAACCTCACCATCGACCCGATCGATCCGGAACACAGCGCGGTCTGA